In Nitrospira sp., a single genomic region encodes these proteins:
- a CDS encoding AI-2E family transporter, whose amino-acid sequence MPPQPEHQTISKASRLTHIALMVGTLALAGLILSPLFSPILWAVVLVYALYPLYGRVLRATGGREALSAFLLCAIMTIGFLLPLFYLTLLVAQDLAGMVSSLVTYLQQGEQSVGEGWRRYPVIAGFVAQFQNLERLTGSDLQSSLVTGVADLGKLLIQQSTNVVSNVVQWAIEFGIVLLTAFYFFRDGKRFVDWTQENLPITSERRRLVLTRFDEVVKGAVYGNTIVALLEGFIGWLAFWAVGLPSPILWGTVMAITAYIPFVGAALVWVPAAIYLAIQGAYTQAGALVAVGIVLSVVIDELVRNMIVGKASKVHSLIMFFSVIGGIQFFGLIGIVAGPLVVAVALTLLETYRNETAAPGPIATERSEGTN is encoded by the coding sequence ATGCCACCTCAACCAGAGCACCAGACGATATCGAAGGCCAGCAGGCTGACGCATATCGCGTTGATGGTCGGGACGCTCGCACTCGCTGGCCTTATCCTCAGCCCGCTATTTTCTCCCATCCTCTGGGCGGTTGTACTGGTCTATGCACTGTATCCGCTCTATGGCCGGGTCCTCCGGGCTACCGGCGGACGGGAAGCGCTGAGCGCCTTTCTTCTGTGCGCAATCATGACCATCGGATTCCTGCTCCCGCTGTTCTATCTGACGCTGCTCGTCGCGCAGGATCTCGCCGGGATGGTCTCCTCTCTGGTCACGTATCTGCAGCAGGGCGAACAGTCCGTCGGGGAAGGTTGGCGGCGGTACCCGGTGATCGCGGGGTTCGTCGCGCAATTTCAGAACCTCGAGCGGTTGACGGGGAGTGATTTGCAATCGAGCCTGGTAACGGGTGTGGCTGACCTCGGGAAGCTCTTGATTCAGCAGTCGACCAACGTAGTGAGCAATGTGGTGCAGTGGGCGATCGAGTTCGGCATCGTGCTGTTGACTGCGTTCTACTTTTTCAGGGACGGGAAGCGCTTTGTCGATTGGACGCAGGAGAATCTGCCTATCACGTCGGAGCGGCGCCGGTTGGTTCTGACGCGATTCGACGAAGTGGTCAAAGGCGCTGTGTATGGCAATACGATTGTGGCTTTGCTTGAAGGATTCATCGGCTGGTTGGCATTTTGGGCGGTGGGGTTACCGTCCCCGATCCTGTGGGGTACGGTCATGGCCATCACGGCCTATATTCCGTTCGTTGGTGCTGCCCTGGTCTGGGTTCCGGCTGCGATCTATTTGGCTATCCAGGGAGCGTATACGCAGGCGGGAGCGCTGGTCGCGGTGGGAATCGTGTTGTCCGTGGTGATCGATGAACTGGTGCGGAATATGATCGTCGGTAAAGCGTCGAAGGTGCACTCGTTGATCATGTTTTTCAGTGTGATCGGTGGCATACAGTTTTTTGGCTTGATCGGCATCGTGGCGGGACCATTGGTCGTCGCGGTGGCGTTGACCCTGCTGGAGACATACCGGAATGAGACGGCCGCGCCGGGTCCGATCGCGACGGAAAGATCGGAAGGGACGAATTGA
- a CDS encoding glycosyltransferase, which translates to MIPTDHHPERSDIWKTDVTDPLMGRRALYQQPQVSVVLIFLDEALYLQEAVDSVLSQTCDTWELLLVDDGSTDGSTDIAKVAAWRLPHKIRYLEHERHVNRGMSASRNLGLTHAQGEYVLFLDGDDVLTPEALREQVALLEDHPEVGMVYGPMHHWFGWNGDSDEQRRDFIQNLDQEPNVEIEGPKVLAAFIRNESATPSGNLFRTALVRAVGGFEDKFRGMYEDQVFRVKFCLRFLVYASSRVWYKYRKHSDSSCAQAVKLNQAYDARGRFLQWAEDFCRHHHVRDARVWIALREALHPYRYPRLARLKTQMLRYKTRVVWRIIEVISPVARRLLSKATRERIWSYLNGMKSLLAPSGGVKQKQPVAQDQIAVKVERLSKQYTITVRPESSQTLSERLHESFRNIWRSPRETSQEAIWSLQDASFEIMRGEVVGVIGRNGAGKSTLLKILSRVTEPTSGRVEIFGRVGTLLEVGTGFHPELSGRDNVYLSGIILGMKKQEIDARFDEIVAFSGIGKYLDTPVKRYSSGMYVRLAFAVAAHLESEVLIVDEVLSVGDGEFQKKCLSKIQEMGKQGRTVIVVSHDLPTVTRLCHRAILLDKGRLVADGPTGEVVSKYLHGGIHASSAREWYDRASAPGNDAVRIRAVRIHNDHRAIANVIDISRPFSVELEYEVLQPGLILAPHFGLFNEKGDLLFLAYEVNSAWRDCPRTIGKYMSQGTVPGHLLTEGTYFVSVFCRTLQTREVDIEEHEAVMFQVVESKQGNSARGNIGGHIPGLIRPLLEWSTHFEELAEAIVPCELTNK; encoded by the coding sequence ATGATACCGACTGATCACCATCCAGAGCGCAGCGATATATGGAAAACAGACGTCACGGATCCATTGATGGGCCGTAGGGCTCTTTATCAGCAACCACAGGTATCGGTTGTTCTGATTTTCTTGGATGAAGCGCTGTACCTTCAAGAAGCGGTAGATAGCGTTTTGTCCCAGACCTGTGACACGTGGGAGTTACTTCTAGTGGATGACGGTTCCACGGACGGCAGTACCGACATTGCCAAAGTCGCGGCATGGCGGCTGCCACACAAAATCCGCTATCTTGAGCACGAGAGGCATGTCAACCGGGGGATGAGCGCATCACGTAATTTGGGACTCACGCATGCGCAGGGTGAGTATGTGCTGTTTCTAGACGGTGACGATGTCTTAACTCCGGAAGCACTGAGAGAGCAGGTGGCACTGCTGGAGGATCATCCGGAAGTGGGAATGGTCTATGGACCCATGCACCATTGGTTCGGGTGGAATGGAGACTCCGATGAGCAGCGTCGAGATTTCATTCAAAATCTTGATCAGGAACCCAATGTAGAAATTGAGGGCCCAAAGGTTTTGGCGGCTTTTATTCGTAACGAGAGTGCTACTCCCTCTGGCAATTTGTTCCGCACGGCGCTGGTTCGAGCGGTCGGCGGCTTCGAAGACAAATTCAGAGGTATGTATGAGGACCAGGTATTCAGGGTCAAATTCTGTTTACGGTTCCTCGTCTATGCGTCGAGTCGGGTGTGGTACAAGTATCGGAAACACTCGGATTCGAGTTGTGCTCAAGCTGTGAAGCTGAATCAAGCTTACGATGCGAGAGGAAGATTCCTGCAATGGGCAGAAGACTTTTGCCGTCACCATCATGTCCGGGATGCCCGCGTGTGGATCGCGTTGAGAGAAGCCCTGCACCCCTATAGGTATCCCAGGCTCGCCAGGCTTAAGACGCAGATGCTTCGGTATAAAACCCGCGTGGTCTGGCGTATCATTGAGGTCATCAGTCCGGTTGCTCGCCGACTACTTTCCAAAGCGACTCGAGAACGGATTTGGAGCTACCTAAACGGTATGAAGAGCCTTCTCGCTCCATCTGGCGGTGTAAAGCAGAAACAGCCGGTAGCACAGGATCAGATTGCGGTGAAAGTTGAGCGGCTGTCTAAGCAATACACCATTACGGTGAGACCAGAGAGCAGCCAAACGCTATCCGAACGGCTTCATGAATCGTTCAGAAATATCTGGAGAAGTCCTAGGGAGACGAGCCAAGAAGCGATTTGGTCGTTACAGGATGCCTCATTCGAAATTATGCGTGGAGAGGTCGTGGGCGTTATCGGAAGGAACGGGGCAGGGAAAAGCACCCTGTTGAAGATCTTATCGCGTGTCACTGAGCCGACGAGCGGCCGCGTCGAAATATTCGGGAGGGTCGGGACACTGCTCGAAGTCGGTACCGGCTTTCACCCCGAGCTGTCGGGACGTGACAACGTCTACTTGAGCGGCATTATCCTGGGGATGAAAAAGCAAGAAATTGACGCGCGATTTGATGAGATTGTGGCGTTCTCTGGGATTGGAAAGTATCTCGATACGCCGGTCAAACGTTATTCAAGCGGCATGTATGTCAGGCTCGCCTTCGCCGTCGCCGCACATTTAGAGTCTGAAGTACTAATTGTGGATGAGGTGCTCTCGGTTGGTGACGGGGAGTTTCAGAAGAAATGCTTGAGTAAGATACAGGAGATGGGGAAGCAAGGAAGGACTGTGATTGTAGTTTCTCATGACCTTCCCACGGTTACGAGGCTCTGTCATAGAGCGATCCTTTTGGACAAAGGACGCTTGGTTGCCGATGGGCCGACAGGAGAAGTCGTCAGCAAGTACCTGCATGGCGGGATTCATGCGTCCAGTGCAAGGGAGTGGTATGACCGGGCGAGTGCTCCTGGAAATGATGCTGTCAGGATTCGTGCCGTACGCATTCACAATGATCACAGAGCGATTGCCAATGTCATCGACATCAGCAGGCCGTTCAGTGTGGAGTTGGAATACGAGGTGCTTCAACCAGGTCTCATTCTCGCCCCTCATTTCGGACTGTTCAATGAAAAGGGCGATCTGCTGTTCCTGGCGTATGAGGTTAATAGCGCTTGGAGAGATTGTCCTCGAACTATCGGAAAGTATATGAGTCAGGGAACCGTGCCCGGTCACTTGCTCACTGAGGGAACGTATTTTGTCAGCGTGTTTTGCCGAACCTTGCAAACGAGGGAGGTTGATATTGAGGAACACGAGGCTGTGATGTTCCAAGTGGTGGAAAGTAAGCAAGGCAATTCTGCGCGCGGGAACATCGGAGGGCATATACCCGGTTTGATCAGGCCGCTGCTGGAATGGAGCACTCATTTCGAAGAGCTCGCAGAGGCCATTGTTCCTTGCGAGTTGACTAATAAGTAA
- a CDS encoding lmo0937 family membrane protein — protein sequence MLETIAIVLVILWILGLVSSYTMGGFIHALLVLAIVVILIRVIQGRRV from the coding sequence ATGCTCGAGACGATTGCGATTGTGCTCGTAATTCTCTGGATTCTAGGCCTTGTCAGTTCCTACACCATGGGCGGATTCATTCATGCCCTCTTGGTCCTCGCGATCGTGGTCATTCTGATCCGGGTCATTCAAGGTCGCCGCGTGTAA
- a CDS encoding putative Ig domain-containing protein, giving the protein MALSLSACGDVSTISAPSAPAASGPLTILTSDPLPVGTVQADYNVTLAPNGGTPPYTWSLATGSPALPNGLTLTPSTGKIAGVPTTATATRFTEFTLQDSKGQSVQKVLAITVNTAPTPLAILTGFLPAGTINQLYAFALSGTGGTTPYTWGLKNGSAPLPSGLTLDSSGVISGTPVVTGNDAHTVTVRDATGLTVEKSLALTISSVPLSITTTSLPQGTANQSYSATLAASGGTGAYTWGLAGGSPALPNGLTLNQSTGVISGIPTNTSSLSYTFTVRDATPPIPQTATQTMQLIVGAAPPALAITTNSLPPGTVAQSYTATVGASGGTGITTWDLAGGSLPVGLNLSSSGVLTGIPTTAGTSSPTFRVRDSGTPQQSTQKTLPITINLPAAPNINTTSLPAGTFNEAYNQTVSVTGGIGTLIWGVTSGALPPGLNLNASSGTVSGRPTSTGPFTFTLRVTDAIPQFDEQNLTIAINSPAPPSITTSSLPTGTVNQPYSNTQLTATGGAQPYSWSVSPALPNGLLLNPSSGVISGTPLSGSNGNSNQEFTVTDSTLPINQQGKRTLSLAILANVTPVTITTASLPGGTVGQSYTAPLLIASGGTSPYNWSLNSGSSLPPGLTLSASGAITGTPTASGTTSTTFKVLDSTVPNQQSAIKSLSIAISASRQPLNITTKSLPDGKRNQAYTATLTASGGTTPYTWSVTPALAAGLTLSPATGVISGTPTATSETEHDFTVRDSTNQTTTKELDLRIKK; this is encoded by the coding sequence GTGGCCTTATCCCTGAGCGCCTGCGGAGACGTCAGTACGATTTCTGCTCCTTCTGCCCCTGCAGCATCAGGCCCATTGACGATTCTCACATCTGATCCTCTTCCAGTTGGAACAGTCCAGGCTGACTATAACGTGACGCTGGCGCCTAATGGAGGAACACCACCCTACACCTGGAGCTTGGCCACTGGATCGCCGGCATTGCCTAACGGGCTTACGTTGACTCCATCCACGGGGAAAATTGCAGGGGTACCAACCACCGCCACCGCGACCAGGTTCACCGAGTTCACCTTGCAGGACTCGAAGGGACAGTCGGTCCAAAAGGTCCTCGCGATTACGGTTAATACCGCGCCGACGCCTTTGGCCATACTCACAGGCTTCCTCCCAGCCGGAACCATCAACCAACTGTACGCATTTGCGTTAAGCGGGACCGGCGGGACTACACCTTACACGTGGGGCCTCAAAAATGGCTCTGCCCCTCTGCCCAGTGGTCTCACCCTGGATTCGAGTGGAGTCATCAGCGGAACACCCGTTGTAACCGGTAACGATGCCCATACCGTTACGGTACGAGATGCGACGGGATTGACGGTCGAGAAATCCCTGGCGTTGACCATCAGTTCCGTTCCGCTCTCGATTACGACCACCTCACTCCCGCAAGGGACCGCAAATCAGAGCTATAGCGCCACGTTAGCAGCATCAGGAGGCACGGGGGCCTACACCTGGGGACTCGCCGGCGGATCCCCGGCTCTACCGAATGGATTGACACTGAACCAGTCTACAGGTGTCATCAGCGGCATCCCGACCAACACAAGCAGTCTTTCCTATACATTCACCGTGAGAGATGCCACACCGCCCATACCCCAAACAGCGACCCAGACAATGCAATTGATTGTCGGAGCGGCTCCGCCGGCACTTGCTATTACGACGAACTCCCTGCCGCCAGGCACCGTGGCGCAGTCTTATACAGCTACAGTAGGAGCCTCAGGAGGCACGGGCATAACAACGTGGGATCTCGCCGGCGGCTCATTGCCTGTCGGGCTCAACCTCAGTTCAAGCGGGGTGCTTACCGGGATACCAACGACGGCAGGGACATCTTCACCGACCTTCAGAGTCCGGGATTCCGGGACACCGCAACAGTCAACGCAAAAAACCTTGCCGATCACGATCAACTTACCCGCGGCGCCGAACATCAACACCACGTCGCTTCCCGCGGGAACATTCAACGAGGCCTACAACCAGACTGTTTCGGTCACGGGCGGCATAGGGACTTTGATCTGGGGTGTGACCAGCGGCGCGCTGCCCCCTGGCCTGAACCTCAATGCCTCAAGTGGAACGGTTTCAGGAAGGCCGACCAGCACGGGCCCGTTCACCTTTACCCTGCGGGTCACTGATGCGATTCCGCAATTCGATGAGCAGAATTTGACGATCGCCATCAACTCTCCGGCTCCGCCCTCCATCACCACATCATCGCTCCCGACCGGCACGGTCAACCAGCCATACTCCAATACCCAATTGACGGCCACCGGCGGTGCGCAGCCTTATTCATGGTCAGTGAGTCCGGCGTTGCCGAACGGTCTCTTGCTCAACCCATCGTCAGGCGTCATCAGTGGAACACCGCTCAGTGGAAGTAACGGCAATTCCAACCAGGAATTCACCGTGACTGATTCAACCCTCCCGATTAATCAGCAAGGCAAGAGAACACTGTCGCTCGCTATCCTTGCGAATGTTACGCCTGTGACGATCACGACCGCCTCTCTACCAGGCGGCACGGTCGGCCAATCCTATACTGCTCCATTGCTGATAGCCTCAGGAGGTACCTCTCCCTATAATTGGAGTCTCAATAGCGGCTCGTCGCTGCCGCCAGGCCTTACATTGAGCGCGTCCGGAGCCATCACCGGCACGCCGACCGCCTCAGGCACAACCTCCACGACATTCAAGGTGCTGGACTCCACTGTTCCCAACCAGCAGTCGGCCATCAAATCACTTTCGATCGCGATTAGCGCCTCGCGACAACCATTGAACATCACGACGAAGTCGCTGCCGGACGGCAAGAGAAATCAAGCCTATACTGCGACGCTCACGGCCTCGGGAGGCACGACACCCTATACCTGGTCAGTGACCCCTGCCTTAGCCGCAGGGCTCACACTGTCTCCCGCGACGGGAGTGATCAGTGGTACCCCAACGGCGACAAGTGAAACCGAGCACGATTTTACTGTTCGGGATTCCACCAATCAGACGACCACAAAAGAGCTCGACCTTCGGATCAAAAAGTAG
- a CDS encoding RNB domain-containing ribonuclease codes for MTGHRSDLKSIARRAMIERGLLPDFSAAAMAELGRIQTPATDQSSSLRDLRALLWASIDNDDSRDLDQLTVSTPHPDRSVNILVAIADVDALVTKDSALDAHARHNTTSVYTSGDLFPMLPEKLSTDLTSLGEGQDRLALVVEFVVAQDGAVLSSTLYRALVHNHAKLAYNAVAEWLAGTGPAPERITTVPGLDGQLRLQDQVAQRLKARRHQQGALSLETIEPRAVFEGEVLTALRVEQKNRAKELIEDFMIAANQATASYLKSKGVPSFRRILRSPERWQRIIEVAARWGESLPGEPNAQALETFLVKRRQADPLRFPDLSLAIVKLIGRGEYVLDRSTDGAPEHFGLAVKGYTHSTAPNRRFPDLITQRLVKAALTGSPAPYRLDELEYLASHCTEKEDDAERVERQLRKSAAALLLEPLIGQRFDAIVTGTSDKGTWVRLLEPPVEGKLTTGANGLDVGDTLHVQLVSTNVERGYIDFSRVGM; via the coding sequence ATGACCGGTCATCGCTCCGATCTCAAGAGCATCGCCCGTCGTGCCATGATTGAGCGCGGCCTCTTGCCGGACTTTTCAGCCGCGGCAATGGCTGAATTAGGCCGTATCCAGACACCCGCCACGGACCAGTCCTCTTCCCTCCGCGACCTGAGAGCACTGCTGTGGGCATCGATCGACAATGACGATTCCCGGGACCTGGACCAACTCACAGTCTCCACACCGCACCCGGACCGGTCGGTGAACATCCTGGTTGCGATTGCCGATGTTGACGCGCTCGTCACGAAAGATTCCGCCCTGGATGCGCACGCCCGGCACAATACGACATCGGTCTATACCTCCGGCGATCTCTTTCCCATGCTGCCGGAAAAACTCTCGACGGATCTGACGTCGCTGGGCGAAGGGCAGGACCGTCTCGCGCTCGTCGTGGAGTTCGTGGTCGCGCAGGATGGGGCGGTGCTCAGTTCCACGCTCTACCGGGCTCTGGTCCATAACCATGCCAAGCTGGCGTATAACGCGGTGGCCGAATGGCTGGCGGGAACCGGTCCTGCGCCAGAACGGATCACGACCGTTCCTGGACTTGACGGTCAGCTTCGTCTTCAAGATCAGGTCGCGCAGCGCCTCAAAGCACGGCGGCACCAGCAGGGCGCGCTCAGCCTTGAAACGATTGAGCCGCGAGCCGTCTTTGAAGGCGAGGTGCTGACTGCGCTCCGGGTCGAGCAGAAGAACCGCGCAAAGGAACTCATCGAAGATTTCATGATTGCGGCCAACCAGGCCACCGCATCCTACCTGAAGAGTAAGGGCGTGCCGTCGTTCCGTCGCATCCTGCGATCGCCTGAGCGCTGGCAGCGGATCATCGAGGTCGCGGCGCGCTGGGGCGAATCCTTGCCGGGGGAACCCAACGCACAGGCACTCGAAACGTTCCTCGTGAAACGGCGGCAGGCCGATCCCCTCAGATTTCCGGATCTCTCCCTGGCGATTGTGAAGCTGATCGGCCGGGGCGAATATGTGCTCGACCGCTCGACGGACGGCGCGCCGGAACATTTCGGACTGGCCGTGAAAGGCTACACGCACTCCACCGCACCCAACCGGCGCTTCCCCGATCTGATCACCCAGCGATTGGTCAAGGCTGCGCTGACCGGCTCGCCTGCCCCCTATCGTCTCGATGAATTGGAGTATCTGGCAAGCCACTGCACGGAGAAGGAGGACGATGCCGAACGGGTCGAGCGGCAACTGCGCAAATCCGCCGCAGCCCTCTTGCTGGAGCCGCTGATCGGACAACGGTTCGATGCCATTGTGACAGGCACCTCCGACAAGGGTACCTGGGTTCGGCTGCTTGAGCCGCCGGTGGAAGGGAAACTGACGACGGGTGCGAACGGACTTGATGTGGGAGACACCCTGCACGTACAACTCGTGAGCACAAACGTTGAACGCGGGTATATCGATTTTTCCCGAGTCGGAATGTGA
- a CDS encoding rhodanese-like domain-containing protein: protein MKQLFTSSMAIMIGVVLAVPPHAFGQSVPPVVMQKVHAAKKQVKTIGMEEYRKVVESPGDALIVDVREPNEFAAGHVPGAINIPRGVLEFQIWKQVGFPANPDLGRNVILQCQSGNRASLAAQSLAELGFTHTTAVVMPLEDWQQAGHPFVK, encoded by the coding sequence ATGAAGCAGTTATTCACATCCTCAATGGCCATTATGATCGGTGTGGTGCTGGCGGTTCCCCCCCACGCGTTCGGGCAGAGTGTTCCGCCGGTGGTGATGCAGAAAGTTCACGCGGCGAAGAAGCAGGTCAAGACGATCGGCATGGAGGAGTATCGCAAAGTCGTGGAGAGTCCGGGTGATGCGCTGATCGTGGATGTGCGCGAGCCGAACGAGTTTGCCGCCGGGCATGTGCCGGGGGCGATCAACATTCCCCGCGGAGTTCTCGAATTCCAAATCTGGAAGCAGGTGGGCTTTCCGGCTAACCCCGACCTTGGGCGAAATGTGATCCTTCAATGCCAAAGCGGCAACCGCGCCTCACTAGCCGCCCAGTCGCTAGCTGAGTTGGGATTCACACACACAACTGCGGTGGTGATGCCCCTCGAGGACTGGCAACAGGCCGGCCATCCGTTTGTGAAGTAG
- a CDS encoding periplasmic heavy metal sensor, protein MKTRQLITGTMSMIAMLGLGVQPSLADSEYGSAHASAGSHGGYEERMGHHGHAADHLRHMLKHQQEIGLTEEQVKKLKTVELDYDRARIKADAEILVAERELLALVEDEKTDLSALEAKVKQSEMLEVGLRMSAFKARRDALAVLTPEQREKAKASHEKRMQEMRSGTQGSTPRGSH, encoded by the coding sequence ATGAAGACCCGTCAACTCATAACAGGGACCATGAGCATGATCGCCATGTTAGGCCTGGGAGTGCAGCCCAGCCTGGCAGACTCGGAATATGGGTCCGCGCATGCGTCGGCGGGCAGTCATGGCGGTTATGAGGAAAGGATGGGCCATCATGGCCATGCGGCGGACCACCTCCGGCATATGTTAAAGCACCAGCAGGAGATCGGGCTGACCGAAGAACAGGTCAAGAAATTGAAAACCGTCGAACTGGATTACGATCGCGCGCGGATTAAGGCCGACGCGGAAATCCTCGTGGCCGAACGCGAATTACTGGCGCTGGTGGAAGATGAGAAGACCGATCTGTCCGCTCTCGAAGCCAAAGTGAAACAGAGCGAGATGCTCGAGGTTGGACTCCGGATGTCGGCATTCAAAGCCCGCCGCGACGCGCTGGCGGTCCTGACACCCGAGCAACGCGAGAAAGCCAAAGCATCACATGAAAAACGGATGCAGGAGATGCGGAGCGGTACACAGGGCTCCACGCCCCGAGGAAGCCACTAG
- a CDS encoding tetratricopeptide repeat protein, translated as MKQVSLVVSVMLAGLIPILASCDSNKPSMPAAKTSAAEAVPASETALMATADSPGRADNDEAVSQYKQGKMDAAIEGFQKAVKADPKSAEAQYNLGLSFDKIGKHDQATAAFKQAAALSPTNPAIKDSAIVKKHTS; from the coding sequence GTGAAACAGGTCTCTTTAGTTGTGAGTGTGATGCTCGCAGGGCTCATTCCCATCCTCGCATCGTGCGATTCCAATAAGCCGTCGATGCCTGCGGCGAAGACCAGTGCCGCAGAGGCGGTGCCTGCGTCGGAGACAGCGCTGATGGCGACTGCCGATTCTCCCGGCCGGGCGGACAATGACGAGGCCGTCTCCCAGTATAAGCAGGGGAAAATGGATGCCGCGATCGAAGGCTTCCAGAAAGCCGTCAAGGCTGATCCGAAGTCGGCTGAAGCCCAGTATAACTTGGGCCTCAGTTTCGACAAGATCGGAAAGCATGATCAGGCGACGGCGGCCTTCAAGCAGGCGGCGGCACTTTCCCCGACGAATCCGGCTATTAAAGATTCAGCAATCGTCAAGAAACACACGTCATAA
- a CDS encoding DUF2630 family protein has product MENQIEDQPVLTHIQRLVEEEHQLHELRAHPKADRKRLAQVRVELDQCWDLLRQRRALRDVGLDPNEAGIRPPEIVENYEQ; this is encoded by the coding sequence GTGGAGAATCAAATCGAAGATCAGCCGGTCCTCACTCACATTCAGCGCCTGGTCGAAGAAGAGCACCAATTGCACGAGCTTAGAGCGCATCCCAAAGCTGATCGGAAGCGGCTGGCGCAAGTCAGGGTCGAACTGGATCAGTGCTGGGATCTCTTGCGCCAGCGACGAGCACTTCGCGACGTCGGGCTTGATCCGAACGAGGCGGGAATTCGCCCGCCGGAGATCGTCGAGAATTATGAGCAGTAG
- a CDS encoding VIT family protein has product MPHSEIHKTHRIGWLRAAVLGANDGIVSTASLVLGVAAAGANTTNIMIAGVAGLVAGAMSMAAGEYVSVSSQADTERADLDRERRELATHPKQEQKEMTDIYIGRGLDAALASKVATQLMAHDALGAHGRDELGISGKSAARPVQAALASAVTFSVGAILPLLVVLVVPTATLMWAVSGSSLLFLALLGALAAQVGGAPVLTATARVTFWGALAMALTAGVGAVFGVAA; this is encoded by the coding sequence ATGCCACACAGCGAAATACACAAGACCCACCGCATCGGATGGCTCCGTGCGGCCGTGCTTGGCGCCAACGACGGGATTGTCTCTACCGCAAGTCTCGTCTTAGGCGTGGCTGCCGCAGGCGCAAATACAACAAACATTATGATCGCAGGAGTGGCCGGTCTGGTGGCCGGCGCGATGTCGATGGCGGCGGGAGAATATGTGTCGGTGAGCTCACAAGCCGACACCGAGCGGGCCGACCTGGACCGTGAACGAAGGGAGCTCGCAACACATCCCAAGCAGGAGCAGAAAGAAATGACCGATATCTACATCGGGCGTGGACTGGATGCAGCGCTCGCCTCGAAGGTCGCGACCCAGTTGATGGCGCATGATGCCCTCGGCGCCCATGGACGCGATGAGCTGGGGATATCCGGCAAATCGGCCGCAAGACCGGTTCAAGCCGCGTTGGCATCAGCCGTCACCTTCTCAGTGGGTGCGATCCTGCCCCTCCTGGTGGTCCTTGTCGTGCCGACAGCGACGCTCATGTGGGCCGTCTCCGGCAGTTCGCTCCTGTTTCTCGCCCTCCTGGGTGCCCTGGCTGCACAGGTCGGCGGAGCCCCCGTACTCACGGCGACCGCGCGGGTGACCTTTTGGGGTGCCCTCGCCATGGCCTTGACCGCCGGAGTAGGCGCGGTGTTTGGTGTCGCCGCTTGA
- a CDS encoding cyclase family protein, producing MVKQLMNGLVLSLILVSAGCNVSQPRLDHPTLEHSRLIDLTHAFGADTIVWPTEHDFRLVVQHEGETPGGYYYASNRLEMAEHGGTHIDAPIHFAKGGQTLDQIPLDNLAGAGVRIDVSEQCARDRDYRITIQDFERWETTHGRIPDRTILLLDTGFSRFWPSRQDYLGTELRGPEGVRALHFPGVHPEAAAWLVRERQIKAVGIDTASIDYGQSTHFEAHVALLSRNVPVFENLADLRALPNMGFEVVALPMKIVGGTGGPLRIIAAIHPPP from the coding sequence ATGGTGAAACAGTTGATGAATGGGCTCGTGCTGTCACTGATCCTGGTGAGCGCGGGATGCAATGTCAGCCAGCCTCGGCTTGATCATCCGACGTTGGAGCACTCACGGCTGATCGATCTCACCCATGCGTTCGGAGCAGACACGATTGTATGGCCGACGGAACATGACTTCCGGCTCGTCGTCCAGCATGAGGGTGAGACGCCAGGCGGCTACTATTACGCGTCGAACCGCCTGGAGATGGCCGAACATGGCGGGACGCACATTGATGCGCCCATTCATTTTGCCAAAGGCGGACAGACGCTGGATCAGATTCCGCTTGATAATCTGGCAGGAGCCGGTGTCCGAATCGATGTATCGGAACAATGCGCCCGGGATCGGGATTACCGCATCACGATCCAGGATTTCGAACGATGGGAAACGACGCACGGGCGCATTCCTGACCGGACGATCCTGTTACTCGATACCGGGTTTTCCAGGTTTTGGCCGTCGAGGCAGGACTATCTGGGAACAGAACTGAGAGGGCCTGAGGGTGTGCGTGCACTCCATTTCCCTGGTGTGCATCCTGAAGCCGCTGCGTGGCTGGTGCGCGAGCGACAGATCAAGGCCGTCGGAATCGACACGGCCTCGATCGATTATGGACAATCCACCCATTTTGAGGCGCATGTCGCGCTCCTCTCCCGAAACGTGCCGGTGTTCGAAAATCTTGCCGACCTCCGCGCTCTTCCGAATATGGGATTTGAGGTGGTTGCCCTGCCGATGAAGATTGTCGGTGGGACCGGCGGTCCGCTCCGCATAATCGCGGCGATTCATCCTCCTCCGTAG